A genomic window from Lotus japonicus ecotype B-129 chromosome 1, LjGifu_v1.2 includes:
- the LOC130720071 gene encoding sucrose synthase-like has translation MLINILWIGIRCLIYVKFHFKEELVDGSSNGNFVLELDFEPFNASFPRPTLNKSIGNGVEFLNRHLSTKLFHDKESLHPLLESLRLHNYNGKTLMLNDRIQTPNALQHVLRKAEEFLGTLHPMVTLLKTMSWDTLIPVAMLF, from the exons ATGCTTATTAATATATTGTGGATTGGTATAAGATGTTTAATCTATGTGAAATTTCACTTCAAGGAGGAACTTGTTGATGGAAG TTCTAATGGCAACTTTGTGCTTGAGTTGGACTTTGAACCATTTAATGCATCGTTTCCTCGCCCAACCCTGAACAAGTCAATTGGGAATGGTGTGGAATTCCTCAATCGCCACCTTTCTACTAAACTCTTCCATGACAAGGAGAGCTTGCATCCACTTCTGGAATCTCTCAGACTTCACAACTACAATGGAAAG ACTTTGATGTTGAATGACAGGATTCAAACTCCGAATGCTCTCCAACATGTTCTGAGGAAAGCTGAAGAGTTCTTAGGCACACTTCACCCCATGGTTACTTTGCTCAAGACAATGTCTTGGGATACCCTGATACCGGTGGCCATGTTGTTTTAG